A stretch of Allostreptomyces psammosilenae DNA encodes these proteins:
- a CDS encoding class I SAM-dependent methyltransferase, which yields MLTVDFARFPLAPGDTVLDVGCGAGRHSFEAYRRGARVVALDRSAKDVREVATMFAAMAAEKQVPAGAEAIAMEGDAHALPFPDDSFDKVIASEILEHIPDDKSVLAEAARVLRPGGLLAVTVPRWLPEQICWKLSDAYHEVEGGHIRIYRGDELVARIEEAGLRPYGTHHAHALHSPYWWLKCAFGVDNDQALPVRAYHRLLVWDIMKRPALTRLAEKALDPVIGKSLVVYATKPHRTPADLAATDRAARRGAPRPADHTGPTDPAAPAGLAGLPDPADRSAASARPGNTAGGEGDAT from the coding sequence GTGCTGACCGTTGACTTCGCACGCTTCCCGCTCGCCCCCGGCGACACCGTCCTGGACGTCGGCTGCGGCGCCGGCCGGCACTCCTTCGAGGCGTACCGGCGCGGCGCCCGGGTGGTCGCCCTGGACCGCAGCGCCAAGGACGTCCGCGAGGTGGCCACCATGTTCGCCGCCATGGCGGCGGAGAAGCAGGTGCCGGCCGGGGCCGAGGCCATCGCCATGGAGGGCGACGCGCACGCGCTGCCCTTCCCCGACGACTCCTTCGACAAGGTCATCGCCTCCGAGATCCTCGAGCACATCCCGGACGACAAGAGCGTCCTCGCCGAGGCCGCCCGGGTGCTGCGCCCCGGCGGCCTGCTCGCCGTCACCGTGCCGCGCTGGCTGCCCGAGCAGATCTGCTGGAAGCTCTCCGACGCCTACCACGAGGTCGAGGGCGGCCACATCCGCATCTACCGCGGGGACGAGCTGGTCGCGCGCATCGAGGAGGCCGGGCTGCGGCCCTACGGCACCCACCACGCGCACGCCCTGCACTCGCCCTACTGGTGGCTCAAGTGCGCCTTCGGCGTGGACAACGACCAGGCGCTGCCCGTCCGGGCGTACCACCGGCTGCTGGTCTGGGACATCATGAAGCGCCCGGCGCTGACCCGGCTGGCGGAGAAGGCCCTCGACCCGGTGATCGGCAAGAGCCTGGTCGTCTACGCCACCAAGCCGCACCGCACGCCGGCCGACCTGGCCGCCACCGACCGGGCGGCCCGCCGCGGCGCCCCACGCCCCGCCGACCACACCGGCCCCACTGACCCCGCCGCCCCCGCCGGCCTGGCCGGCCTCCCCGACCCGGCCGACCGTTCCGCCGCCTCGGCCCGCCCGGGCAACACCGCCGGCGGCGAAGGCGACGCCACATGA
- a CDS encoding glycosyltransferase family 4 protein, producing the protein MTVESAAPVHPAPDPAPEPGRATERPLRIALLSYKGNPYCGGQGVYVRHLSRELTRLGHHVEVIAAQPYPVVDEGVTLTELPSLDLYRQPDPFRVPRLPEYRDAVDVLEVATMLTGGFPEPLTFSLRARALLSARRADFDVVHDNQTLGYGLLGLHRFGLPLVTTVHHPITVDRDLELAAAPNRRRRLSLRRWYAFTRMQGRVARRLPDIITVSESSRREITEHLGTAPERVRVIPIGADARLFRPDPAVPEVPGRIVTTSSADVPLKGLIHLVEALAKIRVEHPGAHLVVVGKPRPQGTVARAIEDLGLTEAVEFRHGISDADLADLVRGAQVACVPSLYEGFSLPAAEAMATGTPLVATTGGAVPEVAGPDGQTCLAVPPADSGALAQAIGRLLADAPLRRRIGEAGRRRVLERFTWESAARATAEHYRRAIAAQRPDSAARSPA; encoded by the coding sequence CCGGTACACCCGGCACCCGACCCGGCTCCCGAACCCGGACGGGCCACCGAACGCCCGCTGCGCATCGCCCTCCTCAGCTACAAGGGCAACCCCTACTGCGGCGGCCAGGGCGTCTACGTCCGCCACCTCTCCCGCGAACTCACCCGGCTCGGCCACCACGTCGAGGTCATCGCCGCCCAGCCCTACCCCGTCGTGGACGAGGGCGTCACCCTCACCGAGCTGCCCAGCCTCGACCTCTACCGGCAGCCCGACCCCTTCCGGGTGCCCAGGCTGCCCGAGTACCGCGACGCCGTCGACGTCCTGGAAGTCGCCACCATGCTCACCGGCGGCTTCCCCGAACCCCTCACCTTCTCCCTGCGCGCCCGCGCCCTGCTCAGCGCCCGCCGCGCCGACTTCGACGTCGTCCACGACAACCAGACCCTCGGCTACGGCCTGCTCGGCCTGCACCGCTTCGGGCTGCCGCTGGTCACCACCGTCCACCACCCGATCACCGTGGACCGCGACCTGGAACTGGCCGCCGCCCCCAACCGCCGGCGCCGCCTGTCGCTGCGCCGCTGGTACGCCTTCACCCGCATGCAGGGCCGGGTGGCCCGCCGCCTGCCGGACATCATCACCGTCTCGGAGTCCTCCCGCCGGGAGATCACCGAGCACCTCGGCACCGCGCCGGAGCGCGTCCGGGTCATACCGATCGGCGCCGACGCCCGGCTGTTCCGCCCCGACCCGGCCGTCCCCGAGGTGCCCGGACGGATCGTCACCACCTCCAGCGCCGACGTGCCGCTCAAGGGCCTGATCCACCTGGTCGAGGCGCTCGCCAAGATCCGCGTCGAACACCCCGGCGCCCACCTCGTCGTCGTCGGCAAACCCCGGCCGCAGGGCACCGTCGCCCGCGCCATCGAGGACCTCGGCCTCACCGAGGCCGTCGAGTTCCGCCACGGCATATCCGACGCCGACCTCGCCGACCTGGTCCGCGGCGCCCAGGTGGCCTGCGTGCCCTCCCTCTACGAGGGCTTCTCGCTGCCGGCCGCCGAGGCCATGGCCACCGGCACCCCGCTGGTCGCCACGACCGGCGGCGCCGTGCCCGAGGTCGCCGGCCCGGACGGGCAGACCTGCCTCGCCGTCCCCCCGGCGGACTCCGGCGCGCTCGCCCAGGCCATCGGACGGCTGCTCGCCGACGCCCCGCTGCGCCGCCGCATCGGCGAGGCCGGCCGGCGGCGCGTCCTGGAGCGCTTCACCTGGGAGAGCGCGGCCCGCGCCACCGCCGAGCACTACCGCCGGGCCATCGCCGCGCAGCGACCGGACTCCGCGGCCCGCTCACCCGCCTGA
- a CDS encoding prenyltransferase: protein MSTPPPPSAGAPAAPSTPAPARTPVPAPRPTSVATPLPAASLAVSVSDHLALPGVLTPEEAAATAGAIAAVQLADGAIPWFPGGHLDPWDHVEAAMGLDAAGLHEQAESAYLWLARRQNPDGSWYAAYRDDLATDRKRDANFTAYVAVGAWHHHLATGDDAFLDRLWPTVRRALDFVVGLQNSTGEIRWHRAEDGTAPDEALLTGSSSIHQALRCGLAIADHQGSPQPEWELAAGLLGHAVRHHPELFLDKSRYSMDWYYPILGGALRGPAALARLEADWPRFYVSGLGARCVSDRPWVTGGESAELALALWAVGESDRALEILQALGRLRHADGLYWTGYVFEDDAIWPEERTTWTAGSLLLAVAALGGDPATASVFGGGELPEGLPVEPGTCPVRGARCTHE from the coding sequence ATGAGCACCCCTCCGCCGCCCTCCGCCGGCGCCCCCGCCGCCCCGAGCACGCCCGCGCCGGCCCGCACACCGGTGCCCGCGCCCCGCCCCACCTCGGTCGCGACCCCCCTGCCCGCCGCGTCCCTCGCGGTCTCGGTCTCCGACCACCTGGCCCTGCCCGGCGTGCTCACCCCCGAGGAGGCCGCCGCGACCGCCGGCGCGATCGCCGCCGTGCAGCTCGCCGACGGCGCCATCCCGTGGTTCCCCGGCGGCCACCTGGACCCGTGGGACCACGTCGAGGCCGCCATGGGGCTGGACGCCGCGGGCCTGCACGAGCAGGCGGAGAGCGCCTACCTGTGGCTGGCCCGCCGGCAGAACCCGGACGGCTCCTGGTACGCCGCCTACCGCGACGACCTGGCCACCGACCGCAAACGGGACGCCAACTTCACCGCCTACGTCGCCGTCGGCGCCTGGCACCACCACCTCGCCACCGGCGACGACGCCTTCCTGGACCGGCTGTGGCCGACCGTCCGCCGGGCCCTGGACTTCGTCGTCGGCCTGCAGAACTCCACCGGCGAGATCCGCTGGCACCGCGCCGAGGACGGCACCGCCCCCGACGAGGCCCTGCTCACCGGATCGTCCAGCATCCACCAGGCGCTCCGCTGCGGCCTGGCCATCGCCGACCACCAGGGCAGCCCGCAGCCGGAGTGGGAACTCGCCGCCGGACTGCTCGGCCACGCCGTGCGCCACCACCCCGAGCTCTTCCTGGACAAGTCCCGCTACTCGATGGACTGGTACTACCCGATCCTCGGCGGGGCGCTGCGCGGACCGGCGGCGCTGGCCCGGCTGGAGGCCGACTGGCCGCGCTTCTACGTCTCCGGCCTGGGCGCGCGCTGCGTCTCGGACCGGCCGTGGGTCACCGGCGGGGAGAGCGCCGAGCTCGCCCTGGCGCTGTGGGCGGTGGGGGAGTCCGACCGGGCCCTGGAGATCCTGCAGGCGCTCGGCCGGCTGCGGCACGCCGACGGCCTGTACTGGACCGGCTACGTCTTCGAGGACGATGCCATCTGGCCCGAGGAGCGCACCACCTGGACGGCCGGCTCGCTGCTGCTGGCGGTCGCCGCGCTGGGCGGGGACCCGGCCACGGCGTCCGTCTTCGGCGGCGGCGAACTGCCCGAAGGGCTGCCCGTCGAGCCCGGCACCTGCCCGGTGCGCGGGGCGCGCTGCACCCACGAGTGA